The following are encoded together in the Vigna unguiculata cultivar IT97K-499-35 chromosome 2, ASM411807v1, whole genome shotgun sequence genome:
- the LOC114174073 gene encoding HVA22-like protein e: MGKLWTLITQLHSIAGPVVTLLYPLYASVVAIESQSKLDDEQWLAYWIIYSFLSLAEMVFQPVLDWIPIWYDVKLLTVAWLVLPQFEGASYLYERFVREHIRKYITEREHLQYHPQQSKKKKFVEFVTPKKGDQEAY; the protein is encoded by the exons ATGGGCAAGTTGTGGACCTTGATCACACAGCTTCATTCTATTGCTGG acCGGTTGTGACGTTGTTATACCCTTT GTATGCATCAGTGGTAGCAATAGAGAGCCAGTCCAAGTTGGATGACGAACAATGGCTAGCTTACTGGATCATTTATTCCTTCCTCAGCCTTGCGGAAATGGTTTTTCAACCTGTTCTAGACTG GATACCAATTTGGTACGATGTGAAGTTATTGACGGTCGCATGGCTGGTGTTGCCACAGTTCGAAGGAGCTTCGTATTTGTACGAAAGGTTCGTGAGAGAGCATATAAGGAAATACATAACGGAGAGGGAACATCTCCAATATCACCCTCAACAGAGTAAAAAGAAGAAGTTCGTAGAATTCGTCACGCCCAAGAAA GGGGATCAGGAGGCGTATTAA